The sequence TCTGGCTCTCTGCCCATATTTATAGCGTTTGCAGAACCGGAACACAAAGTAGTGCCTACTGTTAAACATAACAATTCATTGACGGAGGCTGGATATGGAGATAAAGCATACGAACAAATGGCACTTAACATCACTAGAATGGTGAGTCGGGGCTTGGTCAACTGAAGATATGGCATAattaccttcttctttaaagTTTTCATATTCAGCCCTTCGCTGATTGCGTGAGATGGTCTCTTAGATTTTCTTACCATCGGGTCTACAAGTTTGACATTAAATGGAAGTTGTGTGCTTGCATCGGTAGTAGCTTCGCTTCCACTTGAAGTTGATATATCATCTGTGCATCTTAGCGTTTTCATGGCAGTCGATTCAACCTTTTTATTGCAATTAGAGGTTCTATCACCATATCCAAAATTGGGAGTAAATTCTATCGGCGCAGTGTTTATATGTTGCTGTTTCCCGCCATGATTCCGACTAATATAACGAACTCCATTAAATCgaatttttatttgagTATCGTGCAGCTGTGTACCAATTTGTAAGTATATATTCCCTTTATTATGAGCAAGAACATTTCTCATCAAGTGAGCATATGTTCGAGGAAAGTAACTCATctaaagaggaaaaaaggagaaatcgaaaaaaagagatacTATAGGcctaaaataaaaagaccCCGCTATGAGGAATATTAATCACGCCCGAATCACGTCTATTGCAGATatcaagaattttcttctttgattaaTCTCACTTGCGGTGGATTTACGTCAATGGGCTTGCAAGCATAAAAAAGTCATTTTATTATTCCCTTTGAACAGCGCGCGGGCACGAGAAAGCTGCCCTATATAAACAAAGATCGAGTCTTTTTGGCTTGGATGATGTTTAAAATACTTTAAAAAGTGAAGACAAAAACTATCTTTATTTCCTTAAGTTATAATTATTGATGTATCAAATATAAATATCTATATGTGAGTTTTGTAATTAAAAATATGGCAggaatatgaaaaatacataaCATCAATGTCTTTATTCATGATTTCAGTTCTTGTTCCAACCTAAATCTACTGCCTCTTCATATGTTGGGTAGTCGGTATAACCTTCCGCGGACATGGTGTAGAAGGTACTTCTGTCATACTTGTTCAATGGCAGGCCCTCTTCTAAACGGTAGACTAAATCTGGGTTAGAGATGAAGAATCTACCATAGCCTATCAAGGTTCTGGGATCCTTTACTTGTTCTCTAACCACTTCTGGATGAAGAGCGTAATTACCAGCTCTGATGATTGGACCCTTCCATATAGAGTAGGCAAAATCGTTAGTACCCTCGGAATATTCTCCTTCGCCCTCCACCAACGATGGGTCCGTGACACGTGGTTCAACGAGGTGCACAAAGGCCAAACGCTTACCAGCCTTTGCCCTCTTCTCTAATTCACCCAAAACATACGAATATTGAGCGATAATACCTGGTTCAGCACCCCCAGACATACTGTTAAAAGTGCCGTACGGCGACAACCTCAAACCCACCCGTTCAGGACCGATAGTTTCGATAAGAGCATCGACAACCTCCAGTGTAAAGCGGGCCCTGTTTTCGATCGTTCCGCCGTATTCGTCGGTCCTCTTATTAGAATGTGGATCCAAGAACTGATTCAACAAGTACCCATTGGCGCTATGAATTTCTACACCATCGGCGCCAGCCGCGATAGAATTCTTAGCCGCATGGATGTAATCCTTGATATACTGTTTAATGTCGTCTTTAGTCAAACTATGTTCGAGATTATTCGCATCTTTGGCCTTTTCTTGTAACGTAGCATTCATATACACTCTGTCAGATGCACAGTCATAGCGTAACCCGTCTCTTGCCAATACGTCTGGGAAGGATGCCCAGCCTAAAGACCAAAGTTGTACCCACGCGAACGACTGACAATCATGGATGGCTAAAAAGATATTCTTCCACTCAGCGACCTGCTCATCAGACCAAATCCCAGGGGCGTTGTCATAGCCGCCGGCTTGAGGGGAAATAAACGTACCTTCCGTGATGATCATGGTACCAGGTCTTTGAGCACGCTGACCATAATACACAGCAGCCCACTCCTTATTTGGAATATTTCCGGGGTGAGTGGCCCTCATTCTGGTCAATGGGGGCATAACCGCACGATGTGCAAGCTGAGTGTTACCAATCTTAATTGGTTCAAAAAGGTTTGTGTCTCTTAGGGAGATCGGCTCAAAACCTTTTACAAATGGCATCTTCTAAATTTAAACTTCGCTATACTGAACTACAGTTGTTGTATATATCAAGTACGTACTTTTTTGCATATGATGGGCAAGAATCAAGCACAGTTCACAACCCTTATATAGGTTCGAGTTGTCCTACTTACAACACTGTGCTTAGTAATGGTTATTGCGACTTTATCCTTGTTCTGAACGGAGTTATATCAGGAACGCAAACTGCTTACTAAGGAGCCCTTCTAAGGAGCCCTCCGCAAATAATAGGATCGGCAATTTCAGACGGAGGACGGAGCCGCCTAAGTGCCAAGAAcattaaagaagaaagaaataaaccTTGAGCGGCTACACGAAACAGTGGTCAAGAGTAGAATCTCTGAAACGTCGAACCCTCTTTGTCAGTTATCGCGGGCATATTCTGAGAAGAAGCAATATACAACAAACGAGCAGGACAgattaaaattttcaaggcGAGGTAAGCTGTGCCAGATCAGTGTGGGACGACGCTCAGTAGTTGGCGATCGAAGCACGTGATCAGTTTTCCACATCCGTGATTTGGCGCAAATTACCATGTGAGCGTGCGGGAATAAGCTCCTTTATTTGCGGAGCGACAAAGGAAACGAGACCATATTACCCTACCTTCcttgttttattttacttttttttctaattttaattttcttcgttCCTTCAACTGTATGTACCCTTTTTCTACCGGAAATAAGACGGTCGTAGTGTCCGCGTTTTTGGTTCTTTAACGACAAGACATCAGTGCCTTCTCGcatttttgttgaattGTATTGTATTATGCTCGATGTTTCCAGAACGATATATACATCTGAGAGTTTATATATCAACgatcattttcttgttgcaGTAAGCTATAATAGACGCGTCAAATAGTCTAACCAGTCTAAATCTCATCAGCCACACACACGTACATCGGAATATTATAGAGAACAAATGTCCTTCATTAAAAACTTGTTATTTGGAGGTGTTAAAACAAGTGAGGATCCAACCGGGCTCACAGGTAACGGGGCCTCAAACACAAACGATTCTAATAAAGGTAGTGAACCGGTAGTAGCGGGTAATTTCTTTCCTAGGACGCTTTCCAAATTTAACGGCCACGacgatgaaaaaatatttattgCTATTAGGGGCAAAGTATACGACTGCACAAGAGGGAGGCAGTTTTACGGTCCAAGCGGGCCATACACTAACTTTGCAGGCCATGATGCGTCGCGTGGTCTTGCATTGAACTCCTTCGATCTGGACGTTATTAAAGATTGGGATCAGCCTATCGATCCCTTAGATGATCTGACAAAAGAACAGATTGACGCACTGGATGAGTGGCAAGAGCATTTTGAGAATAAGTACCCATGCATTGGTACTCTGATTCCGGAGCCTGGCGTGAACGTATGACGATTGAGCTCCGCacattatttattaataGCAAACACCAAGGAAAGGGAAAAAGGAAGGGGCGTGGTGGACGATGatatatgtatacatatacatatctatattttgaaaaaatcttctATATAACGGTTGTATAGAAATAATTACTTATTTATGAATTAGtacaaaatatacaaaGCATGCTGCTGTTCGGAACGTGACGAAAACAGTAGCTTAAactgtatattttttgtgATACTGTGCGGCTGAAACAGGGAACAATATCATTAGAACTGCACAAATGCTTCTCTAGGGATGCCATTCATGCTACTCTGAAAACCCTTTATGGCAACTTCATAGTTCCAGTTACTTTGCTCGGCCAACATAAACGTGTATTCTGCATTCAATTTCGTTTCCAAATGTAGTTTATTCAGCAGCTCGAGTTGTACGGGATTTAGCCGCGACTGGACATCTGGAGGTAGTTGCAAAGTGGGAGCCATGACCATGGCTCCTTGGGGTGCGCCGGGAATGCTCATCCCTCCTGGTACCACTGAAGGTTGTGGCTGCGGTGGTGTCGTTATATTTGGGTTCATGCTTGCGACCTGTGGTAGGACCGAGGCCTGTTGCTGTGGAGGCTGTGCTATTGCAATAGATGCAGTTTTCCAAGCGCCTGTGGAATACGCTCTTACAGTTAACAGATCAGATGCGATTATGACACTATTATTCATTGGAACAATTACCCAGGTTCTATCAAAGGATTTTTTGGATAACTTATTATTTGATGTGGAGTTGTAACCATGATTGTATCTTCTATTCTTTTGATAGTTATTTTTCCCCGTTTTTTTATTGGATTCCAGTTCAGGCTTGCCAGtctcttcaaaaaatccgTGCAACGTAATAACGAACCCATTTATTTGAGGATAACTAATTGTTTCCATTGAGTATTCATTGGGTTGTTCTTGTAAATGGTGCTTTGTTTTCGGCAAAGTCTTGAATATACTATTAATGGACTCTTGCCCGATTGACAATCTCTGCTGGATAGATTTTTCACTGGACACTTTGGATATATTACGTGAGGACGACATGTAATAACCAAATGCTGGAGTTTGGTCCGAATCTGTTACCGTAGATGGAGGAATAGTAGAATCCACGGAAACAGAAAACTGGGATTGGGGCGAATACAAATTTAACAGTTGTTCTCTATTATTATCCCATAGATTCAAAAAGTTAGTTGCAAAGTCTGTAGATGATTGCCCTAATGCATCgttttcgaaaaaaaactgttgaATCTTCATCGGTAATGAGTAAACGGTTTGCAATTTTTGTTCGTCTCTCACAATCACGTTATCTAGTACAACCAATTTCGGAAATAATCTTAACATTTCAGTGCGATACAACTTATCGGTGGTTATCGGGTTATTTGTCATCAAAAGCTCTCTTAgatctttgaatttgttcttCCAAACTTCTAGCGATCTAAATCTAAAAATCTGATTGTTGGCCAGACAGaggtttttcaaattagGAAATGTTTGAGCCAATGTGGAAATTGCTGAGATGTCCTTAAGTTGGTTGTCAGCAAGATTGACACTTTCCACTatcaaacttttttctgTAGAAGCCAGTTTCATCATTGCTGGAAACATCTTAGACTGGGTGGAGATGGAACTAAAGACGCCCTTTTGAATTAGCTCGGGATCTGAATGTAAAGCGCCCAAATTTAGTAATTTTGTTTGTGGGTCATACCTCTTAAGGAGCACCCCCCTCAAGAACGAAATGGTGTCTGAAGTTCCCGCAGAGGCCCCATTGTTATCTAAAAGTTCGAACTTTAAATTACTGCCTGCAAACCGGACACCGTTCCATTTCATTAACGATTCTGCTTCTGCCTTTGAGTTGACATATCCAATAACTAAAGGTCCTTCCACATGAGCGTCATAAACAGCTACTCGAGCGTTGCGGCTTATAAAATTAATCAAATCGTTCATGGTTGCATTCTGCCAGTTCCTCACGCTAATCTTTATTCTATTTTGTTGCATCTGCTGTTGAGCCATCATATTGATATTTCCAACATTGTGAAATCCgctcattttttttgctgcTATTAGCGATGCAGAATTTTTAACGATTTATTTTACTCTTCCTTCTTAGAGTAAGTATGTCTTCAACAGTCTgttactatttttttttctacaTACTCAATTCAGCTCTTactgaaattttcttctggaaaaaaaaggaagacGGGTAATGATGATCTTATATAACAGTATAATCTGTAGGTATATTTATCGTTAGAATCCTCTACGAAAGGCAAGTGGGCATGGATTTCTAGCTTTTGAAGCCGCGTTTAAGTTTCTTCAGAATTAATATTCGTAGAAATTTTCTGTTCtttgcttcttttctgAGCTTTGGTGGAATAAACTTGGTTCCATTCAACTTAAAGGAAGGAGGAAGTACTGTTCAAAATGACAGTTTTATACACATCTGCAtcgctgaaaaaaatgaagtgCTTGGCATTCAACATGGGCATGAATTGCGTACGAACAGTATCTCATGCAAGAAGTGGAGGTGCAAAATTTGGAGGACGGAATGTATTTAATATATTTGACTCAAAAACTCCTGATTCAGTGCGTATAAAGGCCTTCAAAAACACAATATACCAGTCTGCCATGGGCAAAGGTAAGACCAAGTTTTCTGCAATGGAAATTAATCTCATAACAAGTCTAGTGCGCGGATATAAAGGAGAAGGTAAGAAGAACGCGATAAATCCTCTCCAAACTAACGTGCAAATTCTTAACAAATTATTACTAACACATCGATTAACAGACAAAGACATATTAGAAGGAATGAACCTGGCAGCCGGTCCTGTCAATGTTGCTATTCCTCGAGACATAACACCGcaggaagaaaagaagaaagttgAACTAAGAAATCGAAAAGCAGAGAATATGGATCTTCACCCGAGCAGGAAGATGCATATTAAGGAACTTCTACACTCTTTGAACTTAGATATGTGTAATGATGAGGAGGTTTATCAGAAAATATCACTTTACTTACAGAAAAATGAGGAAAGCAGGACTTCAGTGGGTGCCTCGCAACAAAACCACGTAGATATCGATATAAACTCCCTAAAACGCTATCtacaaaatattgaaaagaaggcACGTCAAAAAAGTGCCATCgataaacaaaaaaagaatcaagCTCGTATATATCAATGGAATACTCAATCCTTCTCCGAAATAGTACCCTTATCAGCTGGAAATATCTTATTCAAAAGGGAACCCAATCGCTTATGGAAACGTTTACAAAATGGAATAAGTGTATTTTTAGGTTCAAACGGAGGAGGAAAAAAGAGTAAAACTACTAAAAAAGTACTTCAAGGGAATAACATATTGTTACACTCATTAGAAAACAATAAGGATATGACCCTGTCAAACAACTTTGATCACAGTGTCTTTAACATCAATTTTACGGACTTATTTGGCGTTATTAATGCATCTGGGTCCCCACCAGATAGAGTTTTGAACGAAATTAATGAGATCGAATTAAAAGGTTGGAAATGTGTGGGGAACTTATacgataataataaaattgtagtttttcaaagtagCAATCCACTCTTAGAGGATACGAAGATTCCTCAAAAGTCTTTCACTAATTCAAAGAGATTCCTTATTTCACTCTCAGCATTGCTGGCCTCCTTTTTTGCATATTATAGATACCGTCTATCTCAACGTCaagaatcaaagaaatgatttttttctttcttgtaTATAACAACGTTATACATAGAAACAAATAACTACTCATCATTTTGCGAGACATATCTGTGTCTAGATTACCAATCATTTAGAGATATTAATGCTTCTTCCCTTTGAACAGATTGATTATCTCTCAAGTATCTTTCTGCTTTGACACGAGAGTAAAATACTGGACAGTCATATGAATTGCATTTACTAGCTATATGGTCATTTTCGATGCCTGCATCGGAAGTGTAACGATAACTGCACGTCCTGCACACGGTCTTTAGTGTTTGGTATTCTTTTTGTctctttaatttctttatgaGAAATGATAAGGTTGTGGTGCTTCTTTTCTCTAAACAGTCATCACATAACTGAAGTGAACATATTTTAGTCAATTCTTCACCACAATTACAACATGTTGCAGAAGTTCCTACTCTTGTTATGTTTTCCACTTTTGTAGTAGTTGTGCTCGCCCTTTTGGATTTTACTATTTCCTGAGCCCAGTTGCCAACATTTATACCAATCAAATTGAACAATCTATCAAGAGGAGGTATCAgaattttgtttatataataCTCCGAATCTAACTCTAAATTCTCACCTTCTAAGAACTCTTCTGGTGATACGCATCTTTCCCGAAGCAGTTGTCCTTGCTTTCCTTTAACAACAAGGTAAGGTATACGCTCCTTGTATTGGGGTTCTGCTCTATGGTCTTcatttattcttctttttacaACCACGGCACCTGCAGGGGCTGTCTTTTCGCTTTTATACGCTCCTAATTTAACTTCTTttgcaaaacaaaaatctTGGGCAGATACCTTTCCTATTTGAAtcttaaaaaattcattttgaagatacttttttatttttgacaGGTCTTTGGTTTGAAAAAGTAATCGAAtacatttttcaataatctTCTGCTGGGCTGGGATACCATCCCTTCTAACAGTTTCAATACCCTTAGCATCAAAAATAGGAAGGGTCTGCGAAGGACTTTCATAGGAAAATCCTACGTACCTTTTTTTGCTAATTAATATGGAGGGATGGTatactttttcaaacttcaaaaagatTGGTTTTGGATTGTTTTGAGTAACTCTTTCTGCCATAGCATGTCCTATAGAAAAAGCCTCAATAGCAGTTTTTCCAGGTAGATATACAAATAAACTATCTGTGTCTCCATAGACAACTTTGGCGTTCCAAGTTTCATCTTTCTCAATAATATCTATTGCTTTCTCCAATGTTTCTCTGCCTGTTTGTACAATGCTATCAGCTAAATCAGAGCATGGCATTCGTCCAGAAAATGAAGCTGATGTATAACCGTAGGTGACATTCGCCAATAATTTTAGTGCTAACTGTTTGTTATTCAAAAGCCTTTTTAGGGTAGTGTTGTCATCACCTATTTCGttcattgttttctttatcatcaCTCTGACATCAAGGATATCTGTTAACATTTTGGATAACGTTGATTTTCTAACAGAGGTCTTGGCATAAACAACACCATTTGGAGCGATAGTtacatcattttttaataaagcTAAAATGTTTCTTGGTAATGAAAACTTAGATACTCCAAGGTTATTTTCCGTTAAGTTTATTTCTCGCACTCTTCCTATCATAGTCGAATAGCAATAGTTGTATCCAATCATAATGGATGGATACAATGATTGGAAATCCAGCACAATTAAAGGACTTTTGTAGAAAGCAGATTCTGGCTCCATAACCAAAGGCACACATTCAAGTGCTTTTTGCTTACGAACATCCTTTTTGCCTGGAGAAAGAAGGATAAAACTTTCGGACTTGCATATTCGGATTAAAAAAGACTCAACTTTAAATTGTGATCCTCTGTAATATACAGAATGGAAATCTATTCCTATCAATCTTGCCTGTTCGATATTTCGAGCAATGTAATCCTGCTTTCTTAATAGTTGTATATTTATCTGAGCTCTTGATAACCAATAATTTAACACAGTCTTTAATTCGGTTGTGCTCTTTTTAGCGTTCCACATATTAGTTAATGACTCAAATGAAAAGTGAGGTAATCGTTTATGGAGGATATTGAACGCAGCACTTTCAATAGTATATTGCGTTAAATTTACGTCGGACCTCAACGCTCTCCATATATTAATCATATGTCTTCCGGTAATCATAATTCCTGAGGAATGGGCATATCCCCAAGTATCTGACAACTTCGTCTTAATTTGGCATTTGACTCTGGCAAGTTCCCTGACAATGTCAAATTGATGTATTTTTTGACACCTTTCAATTATATAACCCCACGAAAAATTATGTATTTCGAAACCGGAAAGAATATCAGGATCAAGAAGTAATACCAAATCAGTTAGAGCCTCAAACATTTCAAATTCACTTTCATAGAACATCACGGGAATTTCGTTAATACAATGTTGAATTTTAGTAGGAAATGTACTATCCTCAGAAGCTTTGTGGACTATCATAATCCCTTCGTAAGCGATATCCAAATCTAAAGGgaaagtttcttcttcaagaCACCATATAATCATGGAAACTTCATCTATTGCAGGGTCTGGAATTTTATCACTTCTCGTGTTTGCATGAATCTCAAGTGTCAGATGAGTAAGAGAATCGTGAACgctacttttttttcttttttgttttccagAAACGTCACTAGCAAATTTGTATAAAAACTTACTATGAGGGGTGTGCATGCTTATCTGAGACtcagtttttttgtttcccATCGAGGGTACTTTATTGTACCATTTTTGAACAGCATCATACGTAGGTGGTTTTAACGCATATTTCCAGGAGGAAAACATGTCGAAAGTTGGCTTGTTATAAACTGATACGGTCTCTCCCCCAAATTGGACGGGTATTCTCGTTGATACATGTGTCGAGCTTATTTCAAACCTCTTACCTGCGTACGCGTAAGGTTTATTTTCTAGATCAACTGGATTCGAAAAGAAAGGGTCCTTATAGTCTATTTTTGGGAATCCCTCGTCTTCCAATTTATTCAGAATATCTTGATAACCGAAAGGAGGCTCACCATAAACAAAGGCTCTTTTTCCATAGCGTAATCCCGCAGCCATAaccttctttcttttccgAGACAGCAACGATGTTTTATTAGCAGAAACAGATGATCTAAGTTTTCGTTTACTTGCCATATTTTGCGTCATAGCACAatccattgaaaaatttatcgTATTGTGATATTTTGTTTGATGATCTAATAGTATAGTAGAATCTTTCGGAGACGCAATGCTTTCCGGTAACCATGAATAAGACCGAGACTTTATATTGCTTCCTTTTACACCTTCGTTCTCATTATCAACACCACATATCTCGTATTCGGTGAACGATGCATTAACTTGGTCGTCGTTCTTTTTATCTTGCATACTAttattgtttatttcaatCTGTGGAAGCCTTGGCCACAATTGCGGTAATGCTTCATAGGGCGTATTTATGGCTGagaatttttgattctTATCTATAAAGTTCTCAAAATTTGGTATTTGACCATCAAAAGTACTTGTTTTATGTTGTGCTTTCTTATAAAACGCTTCGAACTCTCCAGAAGATTGCCATTGATGACCACTCACATGGCGCTTTGTTTCTGGTGGTTCTTTATATTCCTTCAAGGACAACTCCTCTCGTTGCATGGTAAGTTCATTTATCATGTCCCTAGCAGAGGATACATATGGTTTGACAGGTATGTCAGAAATATCTCCCagtttttccaaaaagtcGTGATGTATATCTCTATGCTGTAACTTTTCTCTATTTTTGATGAATTGCGGTAGTATATCTATCTCAATCAATCCATTTCCAACCCGTGGAAAATCCCTTCTACTGAGTACGTTACACTTGAAGTCACAAAATCGATCTAGTAACAACTGAAGATCATCATTAATTGTCAGCTTATCTATGTCCAGTATACTATTTAAAACAGGAGAGCGAAAATAACACCTATCCACGTTTATCCATGAACATCCAAATAAGTTAAAATCTGCGGTCCATTGTAGCAAGTAAGGAATATGTGATTCATAAATTTCGAATTTCTTTCCGAAAATCTTGCCATCTCTAATCAATTCCGAAATCCTACTTAGACAAGAAGGATTaagcaaagaaattttgtaaaacaGATTCCAGCCAACGTGGTAACCATAAAATGGTATACCCTTTACAACAGAGACATCAGCGACAAAATTGAGATTTCCAAGTTTGTCGCCGGCTAAATCGTGtttatcatcttttttccttttaaaGGATGCCCTAATTTTTACTTCCAGCGTTTTATGAACTTGGGCACATCTTTGGTGTCTCAATGTACTCGTGTCAGTTATTTGTCCATCATACTTGATGAACATGTAAGGTAGAATGCCATGGACGTGGCACAATACTTGATGCCCTGTGGGTAAAGCACCAAACACCCTGATGTTTGGGACCTGTGAAAACTGGTTTAAGGGCAGGCTTTCACCGTGCGATGGGTCCAAAAAGGTGGGTTTTGACATATAGTAGTCTTGATTATTTAGCTGGATTCTAAAATAGTCTGATTTAGAGGATGATCTAACCGTATCGCTCTGTATTGTGTCGTTCGACTCCCTCGACATTTCCAAACATTTTATTTCGCCACAACTTGTAGTTTTGTATTGACTCAAATACTTTCTCTTGTTTTGTGCTTCTATTACAGAGATggcttttttcttcaagtaCACTATTTCTAGACGCACTGCACTcgtcaaaaaaatgattcaAGGTGAAAATAAAGGGGTGTTAGTGAATACTTATCAAGAA is a genomic window of Saccharomyces cerevisiae S288C chromosome XVI, complete sequence containing:
- the OYE3 gene encoding NADPH dehydrogenase (Conserved NADPH oxidoreductase containing flavin mononucleotide (FMN); homologous to Oye2p with different ligand binding and catalytic properties; has potential roles in oxidative stress response and programmed cell death), translating into MPFVKGFEPISLRDTNLFEPIKIGNTQLAHRAVMPPLTRMRATHPGNIPNKEWAAVYYGQRAQRPGTMIITEGTFISPQAGGYDNAPGIWSDEQVAEWKNIFLAIHDCQSFAWVQLWSLGWASFPDVLARDGLRYDCASDRVYMNATLQEKAKDANNLEHSLTKDDIKQYIKDYIHAAKNSIAAGADGVEIHSANGYLLNQFLDPHSNKRTDEYGGTIENRARFTLEVVDALIETIGPERVGLRLSPYGTFNSMSGGAEPGIIAQYSYVLGELEKRAKAGKRLAFVHLVEPRVTDPSLVEGEGEYSEGTNDFAYSIWKGPIIRAGNYALHPEVVREQVKDPRTLIGYGRFFISNPDLVYRLEEGLPLNKYDRSTFYTMSAEGYTDYPTYEEAVDLGWNKN
- the MEX67 gene encoding Mex67p (Poly(A) RNA binding protein involved in nuclear mRNA export; component of the nuclear pore and nuclear RNA export factor; ubiquitin-associated (UBA) domain interacts with Mip6p; ortholog of human TAP), encoding MSGFHNVGNINMMAQQQMQQNRIKISVRNWQNATMNDLINFISRNARVAVYDAHVEGPLVIGYVNSKAEAESLMKWNGVRFAGSNLKFELLDNNGASAGTSDTISFLRGVLLKRYDPQTKLLNLGALHSDPELIQKGVFSSISTQSKMFPAMMKLASTEKSLIVESVNLADNQLKDISAISTLAQTFPNLKNLCLANNQIFRFRSLEVWKNKFKDLRELLMTNNPITTDKLYRTEMLRLFPKLVVLDNVIVRDEQKLQTVYSLPMKIQQFFFENDALGQSSTDFATNFLNLWDNNREQLLNLYSPQSQFSVSVDSTIPPSTVTDSDQTPAFGYYMSSSRNISKVSSEKSIQQRLSIGQESINSIFKTLPKTKHHLQEQPNEYSMETISYPQINGFVITLHGFFEETGKPELESNKKTGKNNYQKNRRYNHGYNSTSNNKLSKKSFDRTWVIVPMNNSVIIASDLLTVRAYSTGAWKTASIAIAQPPQQQASVLPQVASMNPNITTPPQPQPSVVPGGMSIPGAPQGAMVMAPTLQLPPDVQSRLNPVQLELLNKLHLETKLNAEYTFMLAEQSNWNYEVAIKGFQSSMNGIPREAFVQF
- the DAP1 gene encoding Dap1p (Heme-binding protein; involved in regulation of cytochrome P450 protein Erg11p; damage response protein, related to mammalian membrane progesterone receptors; mutations lead to defects in telomeres, mitochondria, and sterol synthesis) encodes the protein MSFIKNLLFGGVKTSEDPTGLTGNGASNTNDSNKGSEPVVAGNFFPRTLSKFNGHDDEKIFIAIRGKVYDCTRGRQFYGPSGPYTNFAGHDASRGLALNSFDLDVIKDWDQPIDPLDDLTKEQIDALDEWQEHFENKYPCIGTLIPEPGVNV
- the MRX4 gene encoding Mrx4p (Protein that associates with mitochondrial ribosome; green fluorescent protein (GFP)-fusion protein localizes to the mitochondrion; expression may be cell cycle-regulated), whose protein sequence is MTVLYTSASLKKMKCLAFNMGMNCVRTVSHARSGGAKFGGRNVFNIFDSKTPDSVRIKAFKNTIYQSAMGKGKTKFSAMEINLITSLVRGYKGEGKKNAINPLQTNVQILNKLLLTHRLTDKDILEGMNLAAGPVNVAIPRDITPQEEKKKVELRNRKAENMDLHPSRKMHIKELLHSLNLDMCNDEEVYQKISLYLQKNEESRTSVGASQQNHVDIDINSLKRYLQNIEKKARQKSAIDKQKKNQARIYQWNTQSFSEIVPLSAGNILFKREPNRLWKRLQNGISVFLGSNGGGKKSKTTKKVLQGNNILLHSLENNKDMTLSNNFDHSVFNINFTDLFGVINASGSPPDRVLNEINEIELKGWKCVGNLYDNNKIVVFQSSNPLLEDTKIPQKSFTNSKRFLISLSALLASFFAYYRYRLSQRQESKK